The DNA window CGAAGGCGGCTCGCAGGTGAGCTTGGTACATGGCGGGGTCCGGTTCCTCGGCCACGACGATGGCAGCGGGATCGAGGACAGTGCCCTGGGGCGTGACGCGGGCGGCTTCGATGCGGTACTGGGAGTACTCCTGCAGGGAGTCTTGCCAGGCGACGACGAAGTTCTGGCCGTCGAAGGTGGCGGTCGGTCTGCGCTGCCCCAGGGAGCTTGCCGTCGGGGGGCCGATGAGGAAGGGGGTGGCGTCGAGCTTGGTGCCGGTGGGGCTGACGCGGACGCCCCGGATGCGGTGGTCCTGGGTTTGCCACACGAGGAGGCTGTTCGTGCCGTCGGAGGTGAGCGCCGGGCGAGGGTCGTGGCCGGTGTTGGGTGTGAAGGCGCTGTCGATGACGATGCCCGTGGGGTCGAGGACGGTGCCGCTGGGACTGACGCGCGCGAGGTGGGCGCCGATGGCGAGCCAGGCGACGACGAAGTTCTGGCCGTCGAAGGTGAGGACCGGGTTTCTGGTGGACGAGTTGGTGGCGACGATGGGGAAGCCACCGGGATCGAGGATGCCGCTCACGGGGCTCACCCGGGTGCCACGGAAGGTCTGCGTGAGCGTGGCGTTCTGGACGACGAGGTAGTTCACGCCGTCGAAGGCGACGCTCGGGGCGAGGCCCGGGCCGAGGTCGATGCCGTGGGGATCGAGCACGTGACCATCGAGGCTGACGCGGGTGGCAAAGATGCTCTCGATGGGGGTGCGGGTGTCGCTCCAGGCGACGAGGTAGCCATTGCCGTCGAAGGCGACGGCGGGGTCGCGCTGGGCGCCCGAGGCCTGGCCGAGGAGGGGCTGGTCGAGGCCGGATTCGGGGGAGAGGATGGGGTCGAGGACGGCGGGGTAGGCCGAGGCGGCGAGGACGTCGGCAGGGACGCGGAGTTCGAGGGCAGAGGCTCCGGGGAGGGCGTGGACGGTGACGGGGGTGGTGGTGCCGCGGGCGTCGATCCAGGTGGCGAGGCCGACGCGGACGCCGAGGCCGGTGGCGTCGTCGCGGTAGTGATGCCCGAGGGGGGTCTGGCCGGCGTAGCGCTGGCCGCCGACGCGGAGGCGGACGGTGAGGTCGCCGTGGCCCTCCGGGGGGTTGGCGAAGGAGTAGCTGAGGGAGAGGCCTTCGTCGGTGTTGCGGAGGTGCTCGACGGCGGAGGCGCCACGCGGGATGGCGAGGTGGCCGTCGCGTTCGATGCGCGGGGCGCCAGCGTCCAGGAAGGCGTGGTGGCCGCGGGCGAGGTGGGTGGTGGCGAGGGTGAGGGGAGCGCCGAGCTGGAGAGGCTTGTTCGGCGCGGCCGAGAGAGCGTCGACGGTGCGCTCGGGGGCGGTGAGCGGTGCGTTCTGGCGGGCATGACGGACGGGGGTGACCTCGATGCCGTCGGCGGCGACGCGGGCGCGGTAGGCATCGCCGCCGCCGGTGAAGTCAGCACCCTCGGGTCGGAAGGCGAGGCGAACGGTGCGCATGACGGCGCCGAGATCGCGTGGCGCGTCGGTGCGCGCGGCGGATGGCCGTGCGTCGTCCGCTGTCGATGCGGGGTGCGGCGCTGTGGGCTCCTGGCCAGTGCAGGCGGAGACGACGGCGGGAAGGAGGGAGGCGAGGAGCGTGATCCGATGGACGAGCCGAGACTCTGTCCGGGAAGGAGGCGTCGTCATTTCATCATCCTGTGGGCATGGCTGTGGCGAGGTTCGCAGTTTCGACGCGACGCACGTGATCGCGTGCATTCATGACCGGCTGGTTGTGTCGCGGCTCCGTGCCCGTTCGTGGTGCGACGGAAGTGCATTCACGGAGACGGTGCTGCTGGCTCCTTTCAGGCATCGAGCAAGTCGAACCGGGGATTGGCGTTGCGTGCATCGAGCTGGCCGAAGTGCAGTGGTGAGTGGATGGTCTGGTTTCCCTGTGAATCCAGCACGGTGCTTGCTGGCCGGCGCTGAGCGCCCCCGGGGCGCGAGTTCCGTACAGGCGCCCCGGGGGAGGCTGGGATGCTGGCTAGCGCTGGCCCGGAGAAGCGTCGCGAAGGGGGCGGCGACGCCTGGCGACGAGGGCGCTCAGCGCGGCGAAGGACAGGGCGGCTGCGGGGGCGGAGAGAGGTGCTTTGCCGAGGAAGGAGCAGCTGCAGCCGCTGTCGACGTCGGCACCTCCCGAGCCGCTGGGGCTACCTCCCTGACCCGTGGTGCCACCTTCACCGGTGCTTCCACCTTCACCGGCGCTGCCGCCTTCACCGGTGCTTCCACCTTCACCGGCGCTGCCGCCTTCACCCGTGCCGCCGCCTTCGCCAGAGGCGAGGGTGGTGACGCAGACGCCTTCCTCGCAGATGCCGTCCTCGGGGCAGGAGTCGGAGGTGGTGCAGGGGATCCAGCCGACCCTGCGGCTCAGGATGCGCTCGGCGCCGTGCGGGGGCTGGGCGTCGAAGCGGGAGTAGGCGACGAGGGCCTCGACGGGGCCGGCGCTGAGGGCCGGGGCGCCCTCGACGCCAGGCTGGTCGGCGAGGACGAAGGGGGGAGAGACGGCGCCAGCGCTGTCGACGACGGCGGCGTGGAGGTCGATGGCGAGGGGGTCGGTGAGCGAGGTGCGGTGCCGCCAGGCGACGAGGCAGTGGCCGTCGTTGCAGGTGGTGGCGGGACGGGTGCCGGTCGGGTGGTTGCGCCACCACCCGGTGCCGGAGCGGAGGTTGGTGGCCGGAGAGATGACGATGCCCTGGGGGTCGAGGACGTCGCCCGTCGGGGTGACGCGTGCGGCGTGCACGGCGCCATCGCCGAGGTGACCGACGACATTGAGCAGGCTCTCCCAGACGACGAGGTAGTTCTCACCGTTGAAGGCGAGGCTCGCCCTGTGCGCGATGTCGCCGGGCGGGGAGATGGGGAAGTCAATGGCGTTGAGTCTCTGACCCTGCGCCGTGAGGCGGGCGCCGTGAAGAGGACCGTTGCTTCCGTCGTTGAGCCAGACGAGGAGGTAGCCGTCGCCATCCGACGCGAGCCCCGGGCGGAGGCCGTACCAGTTCTCCGGGTGAGAGACGAGATCGAGGACGGGGCCATGGGTGCCGTCCTGCGCGATGCGCACGCCCTGCACGCCGTCGAAGGCGTCGATGGCCAGGAGCGCGCCGTCACCGTTGGAGGCGAGGGCGATCGCGTCGGGCTCGTACGAGCCGAGAGGGAGGCGGATCGGCGTGGGGTCGAGGAGCTCTCCCGCGGGACTGACGCGGGCGTACTCGGGCTCGTGAACGTAGTCGCCGGGGACGCTGAGGTCATCGCGCAGGTTCCACCAGGCGACGAGCATGTTGGCGCCATCGAAGACGGTGCGAGGCGCAAACTGGAAGCCGTAGCCGGTGCCGATGGTGATGCCAGCCGGGTCGAGGAGCTCGCCCGTCGGGGAGACACGCGCGCCGATGATGTCGGTGCCTGACCACGCGGTGTCATAGGCGCGATCGTCGGCCCAGACGACGAGGTGGTTCACGCCGTCGAAGGCGATGGCGGGCTGGGTCTGGCCGTTTCCGCTGGTGGAGAGCAGGAGGCTCGGGTCGTCGATGGTGCTTCCGTCGCTCGCGAGACGCGCGCCTCGGATTGCTGTGCCACCCGTCCCTTCGGGGGTGGTCTGGTCGGTCCAGACGACGAAGGCGCCCGCGCCACTGGAAGCGATGGCGCTGTCGCTTGCGGCCTCGGCGAGGAGCACGCCATCCGGGTCGTGAACCGTTCCCGAGGGGCTGAGGCGCGTCGTGTAGAGGCTCAGTCCGCCATCCCAGAAGGGGCCGCGAGGCCAGGTGAGGACGGTGTTCTGGCCATCGAACGCCGCCTCGGGGGACTCGAAGCGCAGGTGGATGTCCGGCTCACTCGCCACGAGGATGCCGGTGGGATCGAGCACGGTGCCCTGGGGGGTGACGCGGGTGGCTTCGATGCGGTGGTTGGAGTACTCGCTGGAGGAGTCGAGCCAGGCGATGACGTAGTTGGCGCCATCGAAGGCGACGGTGGGGGTGCGCTGGCCGCTGGGACCAGGGTTCGGTGGGCCGATGGTGAGGGAGGGGACGTCGAGACGTGTGCCCGAGGGGGCGACGCGGACGCCGTGGATGCGTCGGTCGCTGGCTTGCCAGACGACGAGGGTGTTCGCACCGTCCGATGCGAGAGCGGGGCGGGTGTCGAAGCTATTGTATGCGGGGGGTCCACTGTCGAGGAGGGTGAGGCCGAGGACGGTGCCGGTGGGGCTCACGCGGGCGAGGTGGGTTCCGCCGCCGACCCAGGCGACGACGAAGTTCGTGCCGTCGAAGGTGGCGGCAGGGTTCCTGGTGGCGTCGGTGGCGGAGGCAATGGTGAAGCCCTGAGGATCGAGGAGGCCATCGACCGGGCTGACGAGGGCGCCGCGGAGCGCCTGGGGGTTCGGGGCCTTGTGGACGATGAGGTAGCGGGTGCCGTCGAAGGCGATGGTGGGGGAGCTGCCGGGTCCGAGGAAGATGCCGACCGGGTCGCGGATGGTGCCGTCGGCCGCGACGCGGGTGGCGAAGGTGCTCTCGACGGGGGTGCGGGTGTCGGTCCAGGCGACGAGGTAGCCGCTGCCATCGAAGGCGATGGCGGGGTGGCTCTGGGCGCCCGAGGCCTGGCCGAGGAGGGGCTGGTCGAGGCCAGCCTCGGGGGAGAGGATGGGGTCGAGGACGGCAGGGTAGGACGAGGCGGCGAGGACGTCGGCAGGGACGCGCAGCTCGAGGGCAGAAGCGTCGGGGAGGGCGTGGACGGTGACCGGGGTGGTGGTGCCGCGGGCGTCGATCCAGGTGGCGAGGCCGACGCGAACGCCGAGGCCAGTGGCGTCGTCGCGGTAGTGATGCCCGAGGGGGGTCTGACCGGCGTAGCGCTGGCCGCCGATGCGGAGGCGGACGGTGAGGTCACCCTGGCCCTCGGGCGGGTTTGCGAAGGTGTAGCTGAGGGAGAGGCCTTCGTCGGTGTTGTGGAGGTGCTCGACGGCGGCGGGGCCGCGCGGGATGGCGAGGTGGCCGTCGCCCTCGACGCGAGGGGCACCCGCGCCCAGGAAGGCATGGTCGCCGCGGGTGATGTGGGTGGTGGCGAGCGTGAGGGGCGCGCCGAGCTGGGGAGGCTCGTGCGCAGCGGCCCTGGGGGCGTGGGCTGTGTGTACGTGGGCGTTGAGCGGTGCGCTGTGCCGGGCGTGACGGATGGGGGTGACCTCGAAGCCGTCGGAGGAGACGCGGGCGCGGTAGGCGTCGCCGCGGCCCGTGAAGGCGTCACCTTCGGGTCGGAAGGCGAGGCGCACGGTGCGCATGATGGCGCCGAGGTCGAGCGGTGCGTCGGTGCGCGCAGACGTCGGCGCGCTGGTGTCCGGCCCCGGAGTTCCATCGGGTGGCGCCGTGGTCTCGGGCGCCGTGCAGGCGGCGAGTGCGGAGGGGAGGAGTGCGATGAGGAATGCGGTGCGAAGGACGAGCTTCGGCTCTGCCCCGGGATGGTGGTTCGTCATTGCTTCACGCTATCCGGAACTGGCAATGGTGCGCATCTCTTCGCGTGTCGAAAACCTGCGTGAACCAGGTCGTGTTCGTTGCGCCAGTGTTGCTCGAGTCGAGCCGACTCAGGGCGTGAGCGGCTTCCTGGAAGTACCCTCATGGTGGGCAAGGTGCTGATTGAATTGCTGAATGAGCCGCGCGGTGTCGATGGCCCGGGTTGGCGACTTGTGCCGATGTTGCGCAATTCGAGCAAATCGTGGGTGAGTGGCGTGCGACGCCGCTCCTCGTCCGGAGGAAAGCCGCGCGCTACTGGTCGATTCTGGTTGCGTTGGCGGGAGGGTTTCGGGGGCGCGGTCGGTGTTCGCCCTTGGCGACGTTCTCGTCGTCGTCGGTAGCGCGGTGAGGGCGCGGAAGAGCTGTCAATCGAGCGAGAGAGCGGGCCTCTCCGGGAGCCTCCTGCATCCGGGTGCAGAGACGGGTCGCGTGGGTGAAGTGCCTGACTCCTCAGGTGGAGGACGATGGCGCGCGTCGATGGTTGCAGGTCGTACATCTGCGTCGAGGGGCTCGACTTCGCAGGACGCGACCCTGTGGGGCACGTGTATAAGGTGCCGCATGAGGAGACCGTGATGCCCGGCTTCGACCTTCCCTACGAACCGATGCGCCGTCGGCTGTACACGCCTGCCGATCTCTTTCAAGGCTTCGATCCTGCGAACTCGGCGTCCTTCGCCCACACGGTGGATTTCGCGATCTACCAGCACTACGTCGAGCAAGGTCGCACCGCGCCGGAGAACCCGTACGTGGGCATGGTGCAGGCCATGCACGACAACACCATCACCCGGGCGAAGACGCTGTTCACGGCGGGCCGCCGCGTTGCAGCCATCATGGGCGGTCACAAGATGTCGCGCACCTCGCCGCGCTACCGGGACGTGGCGGTGATGGCGCGTCGGCTCACGCGCCAGGGGATCCTCCTGTGCACGGGCGGTGGACCTGGTGCGATGGAAGCCAGCCACCTCGGAGCGTCGCTCGCCGATGGCAGTGATCTGGATCTCGACGCGGCGCTCGCCATCCTGAGCAAGCAGCCCACCGTCCCTGCGCTCGCCGACATCGTTGCAGCCGATGGCTCCGTGGATCCGGCCTGCGTGGAGCTGGCGCATGCGTGGTTTGCGCCTGCCTTCGAGGTGGCATCGGCCATCCGTGCGCCTCACGAGAGCCTGGCGATTCCCACGTGGCACTACGGTCACGAGCCTTCGACTCCCTTCGCCACGCACATTGGCAAGTACTTCCAGAACAGCATCCGCGAGGATGGGCTGCTCGCGCTGGCGAAGCAGGGCATCATCTATGCGGAGGGCAAGGCGGGGACGATCCAGGAGATCTTCCAGGACGGCGCCCAGAACTATTACCGCACCTTCGAGTACTTCAGCCCGATGGTCCTGTTCGGCGCGACCTACTGGACCGAGACCTATCCCGTGGTGGCCGTTCTCCAGAAGCTCTTTGGCCCGGAGGACTATGAGAAGTACGTGCTGGTGACCGACGACGTCGATGCGGCCACGCATTTCGTCGAGCGGTTCGTGCCATGACCGAGATGCGAGGACAGGTGACGCCATGACATCGAAGAACAAGGGGTTCTCCTGGTGGATCCTTTTTTTCCCCGCGATATTCGTGACCGTTTTCGTTGCCTTCAGGGCGAGCGAGAAGAACATCGCGACCAATGCCGACGGCGAGCCGGCCATTGCCGAGATCACACGGGCCCCGGATGGTTCCTGCGTGGGCGTCAAGGGGAGCGCCTGTTACGCCCTCCATCTGCCGTGCATCCTCCCCAGAAAGAGCCCTTCTCCACCATCATCGACGTGAACGTGCCCCTTCGCTGGGCTTCGCGCGTTCAACCTGGCTCCTGGGTCGCCGTGGTGCTCGATCGCCAGGACGCGCGCAAGGTGTCTCTCAACGTCGAAGCTTTCGCGGATCCGGCCCCCGCCCCGCCGACGAGCGCGCGCTGAGCGAGCAAGTCTTCAGCGACCCCCCGCGCGGGTGAGGCAGGACGGTAGCGTGCTGCGGGTGAAGGGCAGCGCGCTGCACGTCCTGCAATGCCGCCTCGTGCCGAGCGCCTCCTGATATCGAGTCCCGAGAGAATGCTTCGCCACGTGCGCCATGCGCTGGCGGCCGGGAGCCGACACCGCGTGGACGCACCGCGACCGTCCGGAGCAGCGCGGCGTGCTCAACGTTCGCGGCGGGGGAGTGTCCGCGCAACCCGCCAGATGTTGCCGTGAACCTCGACGTTTCCGTCCAGAAGCGTCGTTGCGTTCCGGTGAGATTGGGACTTTGAAACAGGGGGACGATGTATGACACGACGCATCCAAGCTGGCCCACAACGAGCTTGACTTTGAACTTCGTTTTCAACAATTTGCGCGCCGCCGGAGGGGAGGACGCCTACTGCGCCCCCTCACGGTTCCCTCCCATTGCCTTCAGGAGCCGTCA is part of the Chondromyces crocatus genome and encodes:
- a CDS encoding LOG family protein encodes the protein MPGFDLPYEPMRRRLYTPADLFQGFDPANSASFAHTVDFAIYQHYVEQGRTAPENPYVGMVQAMHDNTITRAKTLFTAGRRVAAIMGGHKMSRTSPRYRDVAVMARRLTRQGILLCTGGGPGAMEASHLGASLADGSDLDLDAALAILSKQPTVPALADIVAADGSVDPACVELAHAWFAPAFEVASAIRAPHESLAIPTWHYGHEPSTPFATHIGKYFQNSIREDGLLALAKQGIIYAEGKAGTIQEIFQDGAQNYYRTFEYFSPMVLFGATYWTETYPVVAVLQKLFGPEDYEKYVLVTDDVDAATHFVERFVP